The Staphylococcus carnosus genome has a segment encoding these proteins:
- a CDS encoding SRPBCC family protein produces the protein MAIEREGNKIIFSRVFDARIQDVFNAYTTKSKFEQWFHPKGASTEVYDFDARPGGKNFFKINAPDGQSYTVMQYDEIEAPYKIIYHDYFANEKGQINPNMNGMKVEIYFESKGDEKTEVKSISIMPTEQSAQQLLDMGVEEGMESTLDQLEGLLKK, from the coding sequence GTGGCAATTGAAAGAGAGGGCAATAAAATTATTTTCAGTCGTGTATTTGATGCGCGAATCCAAGATGTATTTAATGCATATACAACAAAATCAAAGTTTGAGCAATGGTTTCATCCGAAAGGTGCAAGTACAGAAGTCTATGATTTTGATGCAAGACCAGGAGGTAAAAACTTCTTTAAAATTAATGCACCAGATGGTCAAAGTTATACTGTTATGCAATATGATGAAATTGAAGCACCATATAAAATTATCTATCATGACTATTTCGCAAACGAAAAAGGTCAAATCAACCCTAATATGAATGGTATGAAAGTGGAAATTTATTTCGAGTCTAAAGGTGATGAAAAAACAGAAGTGAAATCTATTTCTATTATGCCGACAGAACAATCAGCACAACAATTGCTTGATATGGGTGTAGAAGAAGGCATGGAAAGTACTTTAGATCAGTTAGAGGGATTACTTAAAAAGTGA
- a CDS encoding YceI family protein: MTKFTFDPAHSSIEFQVKHLMVSKVKGSFTQFNAELSGDLNDLSSLKGSASIDVKSIDTNQEDRDNHLRTNDFFDVDNYPEVKFEIKDVTKDKVTGDLTIKGTTHEETFDLDFEGVSKNPLNDTNVAGFTVSGKVDREKYGMSFNQTLETGGVLIGKDVKFEADLEFIVED; the protein is encoded by the coding sequence ATGACTAAATTTACTTTTGATCCAGCGCACTCTTCTATCGAATTCCAAGTTAAACACTTAATGGTGTCTAAAGTGAAAGGCAGCTTTACACAATTCAATGCAGAACTATCAGGTGACTTAAACGATTTAAGTTCATTAAAAGGTTCAGCATCAATTGATGTTAAATCTATCGATACAAACCAAGAAGATCGTGACAACCACTTACGTACAAACGATTTCTTTGATGTAGATAACTATCCTGAAGTAAAATTCGAAATTAAAGATGTTACAAAAGATAAAGTAACAGGCGATTTAACAATTAAAGGTACAACACACGAAGAAACATTCGATCTTGATTTCGAAGGTGTCAGCAAAAACCCATTAAACGATACTAACGTAGCAGGTTTCACAGTATCTGGTAAAGTAGACCGCGAAAAATACGGTATGTCATTTAACCAAACATTAGAAACTGGCGGCGTATTAATCGGTAAAGATGTTAAATTCGAAGCAGACTTAGAATTTATCGTTGAAGACTAA
- the nirD gene encoding nitrite reductase small subunit NirD has translation MRAIEKVRVAALEDLTPLIGTKVLVRDKEIGLFLTEDGRIFAVNNVCPHKQGPLSEGTVSEHSVFCPLHDQQIDLETGLVQEPDTGCVETYEVEIIDGDVYLCL, from the coding sequence ATGCGAGCAATAGAAAAAGTAAGAGTAGCAGCATTAGAGGATTTAACACCTTTAATTGGTACAAAAGTTCTCGTACGCGATAAAGAAATTGGATTGTTTTTAACAGAAGACGGTAGAATTTTTGCGGTTAATAATGTTTGTCCGCACAAACAAGGTCCTTTATCAGAAGGAACTGTAAGTGAACATTCAGTATTTTGTCCACTTCACGATCAACAAATTGATTTAGAAACAGGCCTTGTTCAAGAACCGGATACGGGTTGCGTTGAAACATATGAAGTCGAAATCATCGATGGAGATGTATATTTATGTCTGTAA
- the nirB gene encoding nitrite reductase large subunit NirB: MSKQRLVMIGNGMAGVRTIEEIIDRDPDKFDITIIGKEPYPNYNRIMLSNILQKKMTVEETIMNPYSWYEENGIALITGEKATRVNREKHIVETEKGREIPYDICIFATGSKAFVLPIPGHELPSVIGWRTIEDTERMIEIAQDKKEATVIGGGLLGLECARGLLDQGMNVTVVHLAEWLMEMQLDRQAGDMLREDLEKQGMKFELGANTKEIIGNQDVEAIRLADGRDLPADLVVMAVGIKPFTQEAIDSGIDVERGIVVDDFMRTSDPEIYAVGECAQHNCKVYGLVAPLYEQGKVLADHLTGRPTEGYQGSTTFTSLKVSGCDLYSAGQIQEDDEVEGVEIYNSHDHVYKKIFLKEERVVGAVLYGDTDDGTRFFNMMKKREPIEDYTLVSLLQKVGEEAVSTVADMDDSETICGCNGVSKGKIVSAIVEDGLTSVAEVTKATKAGNSCGKCKPQIGELLEHTLGGAFVASKPAGICDCTELTRDQIVTQIRAKGLKTSKEVRHVLDWKNKGGCPKCRPAINYYLNMVYPHEHEDEKASRFANERYHANIQNDGTFSVIPQMRGGVTNPDQLIRLGEVAKKYDVPLVKVTGSQRIGLYGISKEDLPKVWKDLGMRSASAYAKKTRSVKSCVGKEFCRFGTQYTTRLGIRLEETFEYIDTPHKFKMGVSGCPRSCVESGVKDFGVIGVENGFQIYIGGNGGTEVTKGQFLTTVETEEDVIQLCGAYMQYYRETGIYAERTAPWLERMGFENVKEYVLDPERQKALYDRIMDAKRAVAEEPWSEIVNDQADQKIFKVEKV, from the coding sequence ATGTCTAAACAACGATTAGTTATGATCGGAAATGGGATGGCCGGAGTAAGAACAATTGAGGAAATTATAGATCGAGATCCTGATAAATTCGATATTACAATTATTGGGAAAGAACCATATCCGAACTATAACCGTATCATGTTATCTAATATTTTACAGAAAAAGATGACAGTTGAAGAAACGATAATGAATCCTTATTCATGGTATGAAGAAAATGGTATTGCATTAATTACTGGAGAAAAAGCAACACGTGTTAATCGTGAAAAACATATAGTAGAGACTGAAAAAGGTCGCGAGATTCCTTATGATATCTGTATTTTCGCAACAGGTTCTAAAGCATTTGTATTACCAATTCCAGGACATGAGTTACCAAGTGTAATCGGTTGGCGTACAATCGAAGATACTGAACGTATGATTGAGATTGCACAAGATAAAAAAGAAGCCACTGTTATCGGCGGTGGTTTGCTTGGTCTTGAATGTGCTCGAGGATTATTGGATCAAGGTATGAATGTCACAGTTGTACATCTTGCTGAATGGCTGATGGAAATGCAATTAGACCGTCAAGCAGGAGATATGCTGCGTGAAGATTTAGAAAAGCAAGGCATGAAATTTGAACTTGGTGCTAATACAAAAGAAATTATCGGAAACCAAGATGTAGAAGCGATTCGTTTGGCGGATGGCCGCGACCTGCCTGCTGATTTAGTTGTTATGGCAGTAGGTATCAAACCATTTACACAAGAAGCAATTGATTCTGGCATCGATGTTGAACGCGGTATTGTCGTAGATGATTTTATGCGTACAAGTGATCCTGAAATTTATGCAGTTGGTGAATGTGCACAACATAACTGCAAAGTTTATGGTTTAGTTGCGCCTTTATATGAACAAGGTAAAGTATTAGCTGATCATTTAACAGGTCGTCCTACTGAAGGTTATCAAGGTTCTACAACATTTACTTCTTTGAAAGTGTCTGGTTGTGATTTATATAGCGCAGGTCAAATTCAAGAAGATGATGAAGTCGAAGGTGTAGAAATTTATAACAGTCATGATCATGTCTACAAAAAAATCTTCTTAAAAGAAGAAAGAGTTGTAGGGGCTGTCTTATATGGTGATACAGATGACGGCACACGTTTCTTCAATATGATGAAAAAGCGTGAACCGATTGAAGACTATACACTTGTCTCTCTTTTACAAAAAGTAGGAGAAGAAGCGGTATCTACAGTTGCTGATATGGATGACAGCGAGACAATTTGTGGTTGTAACGGTGTATCAAAAGGGAAAATTGTCAGTGCGATTGTTGAAGATGGTTTAACTTCAGTGGCTGAAGTGACTAAAGCAACAAAAGCAGGTAATTCTTGCGGTAAGTGTAAACCGCAAATCGGTGAATTATTAGAACATACATTAGGCGGTGCTTTTGTAGCATCTAAGCCAGCTGGTATTTGCGATTGTACAGAATTAACACGTGATCAAATCGTAACGCAAATTCGTGCCAAAGGTTTAAAAACATCGAAAGAAGTACGTCATGTTCTAGACTGGAAAAATAAAGGCGGTTGTCCGAAGTGTCGTCCAGCTATCAACTATTATTTGAATATGGTTTATCCTCATGAACATGAAGATGAAAAAGCATCACGTTTTGCAAATGAACGATACCATGCCAATATTCAAAATGATGGAACATTCTCTGTTATCCCACAAATGCGCGGTGGTGTCACAAATCCTGATCAACTTATACGTTTAGGTGAAGTTGCGAAGAAGTATGATGTGCCATTGGTAAAAGTAACAGGTTCCCAACGTATCGGTTTATATGGTATTAGCAAAGAAGACTTGCCGAAGGTTTGGAAAGATTTAGGTATGCGTTCAGCCTCTGCATATGCTAAGAAAACACGTTCTGTTAAAAGTTGTGTCGGTAAAGAATTCTGTCGTTTCGGAACACAATATACAACACGTCTTGGTATTCGCTTAGAAGAAACGTTTGAATATATCGATACGCCGCATAAATTTAAAATGGGTGTTTCTGGTTGTCCGCGTAGCTGTGTTGAATCTGGTGTGAAAGACTTCGGTGTAATCGGAGTAGAAAATGGTTTCCAAATTTATATTGGCGGTAACGGCGGTACTGAAGTAACGAAAGGTCAATTCTTAACTACAGTAGAAACTGAAGAAGACGTGATTCAATTATGCGGTGCTTATATGCAATATTACCGTGAAACTGGTATATATGCGGAACGTACTGCACCTTGGTTAGAACGTATGGGCTTTGAAAATGTAAAAGAATATGTTTTGGATCCTGAACGTCAAAAAGCATTATATGATCGTATCATGGATGCCAAACGTGCTGTGGCAGAAGAACCATGGTCAGAAATTGTTAATGATCAAGCAGATCAAAAAATCTTTAAAGTAGAGAAGGTGTAA
- the cobA gene encoding uroporphyrinogen-III C-methyltransferase → MSVSPTGHVYLIGAGPGNPNLLTRKAEHLIRTADIILYDRLVNPFILQLAPPEIEIIDVGKKPYSRHIQQSEINEVLLDAAYKHRNVVRLKGGDPAIFGRVHEEVDILKEHNIPCEIVPGITTASAAAATLGVGLTCRNVSTSVTLTTGSFKGSEEQEIDIASLIDGGTLAIYMGIKRLHTIITQIYKQVGKDYPICAVFDVSYATQKVITGHLSDIEKKVQANAPEDAPGILLIGDALEYADENTHIQLEETSKYFGKECIVTGPREAAIEKAFEIYDAGGWCMIDPNSDDHYHQSQLDLIYRYMQVNDNTIIVKA, encoded by the coding sequence ATGTCTGTAAGTCCAACCGGCCATGTTTATCTTATCGGAGCGGGTCCAGGAAACCCGAACTTATTAACACGTAAGGCTGAACATCTTATTCGAACAGCGGATATCATTTTGTATGACCGCTTAGTTAATCCATTTATCTTACAACTTGCACCACCTGAAATAGAGATTATTGATGTTGGCAAAAAGCCCTATAGCAGACACATTCAACAAAGTGAAATTAATGAAGTATTATTAGATGCTGCTTACAAACATCGAAATGTTGTCCGTTTAAAAGGTGGAGACCCTGCAATTTTCGGCAGAGTTCATGAAGAAGTAGATATTTTAAAAGAACACAACATTCCTTGTGAAATTGTACCAGGCATTACGACAGCCAGTGCAGCAGCTGCAACGCTCGGTGTCGGACTGACTTGCCGTAATGTCTCAACAAGTGTGACATTGACGACAGGCAGTTTTAAAGGATCTGAAGAACAAGAGATTGATATTGCTTCTTTAATTGATGGCGGCACATTAGCCATTTATATGGGAATCAAACGTTTGCATACGATAATTACTCAAATCTATAAGCAAGTGGGTAAAGATTATCCGATTTGTGCAGTGTTTGATGTATCTTATGCGACACAAAAAGTTATCACTGGCCACCTTTCTGATATTGAGAAAAAAGTACAAGCCAATGCACCAGAAGATGCACCTGGTATATTGCTTATTGGTGATGCATTAGAGTATGCGGATGAAAATACACATATTCAGTTGGAAGAAACATCAAAATATTTCGGTAAAGAATGTATCGTAACCGGACCAAGAGAAGCAGCAATTGAAAAAGCATTTGAAATATATGATGCAGGCGGCTGGTGTATGATAGATCCGAACAGCGATGACCATTATCATCAAAGTCAATTAGATTTGATTTATCGTTATATGCAAGTGAATGACAATACAATCATTGTAAAAGCATAG
- a CDS encoding sirohydrochlorin chelatase — translation MSQTIIVMHGMRRGKQNQLLMEELEHVGKQVNGEFDVAFIESDELSLPQVIRKYLAEGEHYFTIVPLLLFSGRHYLEDIPTIMKEMQLMFPGSIHYQIRQPLCYHPALTNWIQKRIDAWKYQNNSNSAIVLIGHGSPFLTEPDDELNMLKEKCQTECPVYTMMFYGDLQFEKLLPEMKDNYEHILLIPVFFYDGFLVNKIKKKINDIKGNSDMTIAHALNFEPEIDEMLAARLNEVKEFS, via the coding sequence ATGTCGCAAACGATAATCGTGATGCATGGTATGAGACGTGGTAAGCAAAATCAATTATTAATGGAAGAACTAGAACATGTAGGCAAACAGGTAAATGGAGAATTTGATGTCGCATTTATTGAAAGCGATGAATTATCTTTACCGCAAGTTATACGTAAGTATTTAGCAGAAGGCGAGCATTATTTTACCATCGTGCCTTTGCTTTTATTTTCTGGCCGACATTATTTAGAAGATATACCAACCATCATGAAAGAAATGCAGTTGATGTTTCCAGGAAGTATTCATTATCAAATTCGTCAGCCCCTTTGTTATCATCCAGCACTGACAAACTGGATTCAAAAACGAATTGATGCATGGAAATATCAAAATAATTCGAATTCTGCGATTGTATTAATTGGTCATGGAAGTCCATTTTTGACAGAACCTGATGATGAATTAAATATGTTGAAAGAAAAGTGCCAAACAGAGTGTCCAGTTTATACAATGATGTTTTATGGAGACTTGCAGTTTGAAAAGCTTTTACCAGAAATGAAAGATAACTATGAACATATTTTACTCATCCCAGTGTTTTTCTATGATGGATTCTTAGTCAATAAAATCAAGAAGAAAATTAATGATATCAAGGGCAACTCAGATATGACGATTGCACATGCATTAAATTTCGAACCAGAAATAGATGAGATGTTGGCAGCGCGATTAAATGAAGTTAAGGAGTTTTCTTAA
- a CDS encoding CobW family GTP-binding protein, which translates to MDIVILGGFLGGGKTTTLNNLVKQAIEHELKLAIIMNDFGKTSVDRYLVDQSVPMDEIIEGCICCAMKGDVSRQLHQIYLDYQPDVVFVECSGIAEPQSVIDACLTPALTPISTIQAVVGVVDASLYAKLETYPGDMQKLYYEQLAHCSHLFVNKIDCCETEAVATIYSDLNVLNPKAEITIGSYGHIESDLFKKEAITERQSLENEDSSCKVSQHRHHDGIGHRYFEFDNAIALEQLVEWLENLPQSIYRVKGFIRFKEHPDTQLVQYSAGQVEISPISLKSKVQNYLVVIGSHLEKLETPII; encoded by the coding sequence ATGGATATTGTTATACTTGGCGGCTTTTTGGGTGGCGGTAAAACAACGACACTCAACAATTTAGTTAAACAAGCCATTGAACATGAATTAAAACTTGCAATTATTATGAATGATTTCGGTAAAACGAGTGTTGACCGTTATCTTGTAGACCAATCAGTTCCTATGGATGAAATTATTGAAGGATGTATTTGCTGCGCAATGAAAGGTGACGTATCGAGACAGCTCCATCAAATCTATCTTGATTATCAACCTGATGTTGTTTTTGTAGAGTGCAGTGGGATTGCAGAACCGCAATCCGTTATTGATGCTTGCTTAACCCCTGCATTAACACCGATTTCAACAATTCAAGCTGTGGTTGGTGTGGTTGATGCATCGCTCTATGCAAAACTTGAAACTTATCCAGGTGATATGCAGAAGTTGTATTATGAACAACTAGCACATTGTTCTCATCTTTTCGTTAATAAAATCGATTGCTGTGAAACAGAAGCAGTTGCAACGATTTATAGTGATCTTAATGTTTTGAATCCAAAAGCAGAAATCACAATAGGCAGTTATGGACATATTGAGAGTGATTTATTTAAAAAAGAAGCTATAACTGAGCGGCAATCATTAGAAAATGAAGATTCATCTTGTAAAGTATCTCAACACAGACATCATGATGGAATAGGTCATCGTTATTTTGAATTTGATAATGCAATTGCTTTAGAACAATTGGTGGAGTGGTTGGAAAACTTGCCGCAATCTATTTATCGTGTGAAAGGATTCATTCGCTTTAAAGAACACCCTGATACACAATTGGTTCAGTATAGCGCTGGACAAGTAGAAATCTCACCTATCAGTTTAAAGTCAAAAGTACAAAATTATTTAGTTGTAATCGGCAGTCATTTAGAAAAACTTGAAACTCCAATCATTTAA
- a CDS encoding bifunctional precorrin-2 dehydrogenase/sirohydrochlorin ferrochelatase, with the protein MYPIQLNLKNKRVALIGGGRIGFRKFKQLAKADCGEVTVISKAFWPEFFEHSYPGIKLITKDYDKEDIADADVVIIATDSQEINDKIKQDTTPQQLVNHTGDKSQSDFFNMIEFDFEDLAISVRSNGGDYKKVKQVSKAIEKYLQEEYGRE; encoded by the coding sequence ATGTATCCAATACAACTTAATTTGAAAAATAAACGTGTCGCACTGATAGGCGGTGGTCGTATTGGTTTTCGTAAATTCAAACAACTTGCTAAAGCAGATTGCGGCGAAGTAACAGTTATCAGCAAAGCGTTTTGGCCAGAATTTTTCGAACATTCTTATCCTGGCATTAAATTGATTACAAAAGATTACGATAAAGAAGATATAGCAGATGCAGATGTTGTGATTATCGCGACGGATTCACAAGAAATCAACGATAAAATCAAACAAGATACTACGCCTCAGCAATTAGTAAACCATACGGGTGATAAATCACAATCAGATTTTTTCAATATGATAGAATTTGATTTTGAAGATTTAGCCATCAGTGTGCGTTCAAACGGCGGGGATTATAAAAAAGTAAAACAAGTTTCAAAAGCGATAGAAAAGTATTTACAGGAAGAATATGGGAGGGAATAA
- a CDS encoding formate/nitrite transporter family protein, with protein sequence MVMQNHKTVEDTYASRETMNSVVSSSQMKSVMLSKTPVRYFLKAMMSGFLLSIVAVFMLAIKTQHNGINEGTINLLGAIAFSLALVLIVLTHSELLTSNFMYMTAGAYYKSVPIGKIVWLFTVCFIGNIVGGFVLFGLLKFTSVMTPEMVTALTKIVDKKTTLGTWDGILVKAIFANFFINIGIYVSIQFKEGLSKAFFIACGVVVFVFMGYEHVVYNANLFSGMMFYNLDALSWIDVLKNIVWAFVGNYIGGGIFVGLLYAFFNGKRNHYIDEQK encoded by the coding sequence ATGGTTATGCAAAATCATAAAACGGTTGAAGATACATATGCTTCACGTGAGACAATGAACAGTGTAGTAAGTTCATCTCAAATGAAATCAGTCATGTTGAGTAAAACGCCAGTGCGTTATTTTCTCAAAGCGATGATGTCAGGTTTCTTATTGTCAATCGTGGCAGTATTCATGTTAGCAATCAAAACACAACATAACGGTATCAATGAAGGTACTATTAACTTATTAGGGGCTATTGCTTTTAGTTTAGCCTTGGTATTAATCGTTCTTACACATTCTGAGTTACTGACAAGTAACTTTATGTATATGACAGCTGGTGCATATTATAAATCAGTTCCAATCGGTAAAATTGTTTGGTTATTTACAGTATGTTTCATCGGTAATATCGTCGGGGGATTTGTACTTTTCGGATTATTGAAATTTACAAGCGTGATGACACCAGAAATGGTTACAGCTTTAACAAAAATTGTTGATAAGAAAACGACACTTGGTACTTGGGATGGTATTTTAGTAAAAGCCATCTTTGCCAACTTCTTTATCAATATTGGTATCTACGTATCTATTCAATTCAAAGAAGGCTTGTCTAAAGCATTCTTTATCGCATGCGGCGTAGTAGTCTTCGTATTTATGGGATATGAACACGTTGTTTATAACGCTAACTTATTCTCAGGTATGATGTTCTATAACTTAGATGCATTATCTTGGATTGATGTTTTGAAAAATATCGTTTGGGCATTTGTTGGTAACTATATCGGCGGCGGTATTTTCGTAGGTCTGTTATATGCTTTCTTTAATGGAAAAAGAAACCATTACATCGACGAACAAAAATAA
- a CDS encoding nucleoside recognition domain-containing protein, with protein MLEVKFNLATGQSTPIPEEPHSLKLTHYDRLTTGQQFLLRQFILRRQIHASPYKTVESDAQTTQSDFRKLKEYIEESRQHHPNMKDTVLGWLIIFLMFALPIYLAYHFSDWLQSTYVTQWIDQMTKQAHTPYQWINHILYGDYGVLSLGIYSLVWALPVVVMIGISTAVIDQTHLKEYVVWSIEPTMRKIGLDGQDIIPVLEGFGCNAAAITQANSQCSSCTKENCMSIISFGSSCSYQIGATLSLFSAAHHSWLFAPYLLLVFAGGILHNKLWYRKPTTFHVTPPIYRSKLQWPKGKPLLNQIWGTIQMFLLQALPIFIAICIVVSILSLTPILTIISGVFTPLLALLHIPDTMAPGILFSMIRKDGMLLFNFDHGAVLQSLTPASLLVLVFFSSTFSSCMVTVSMMVKHLGLKKGAGIVGHQMTTAVICTLFLALIAGILI; from the coding sequence ATGCTAGAAGTTAAATTCAATTTAGCAACAGGTCAGAGTACACCTATCCCAGAGGAACCGCACAGTTTGAAACTTACTCACTATGATCGTTTGACAACTGGCCAGCAGTTTTTGCTGCGCCAGTTTATTTTACGGAGACAAATTCATGCATCACCTTATAAAACAGTAGAATCAGATGCACAGACAACACAATCTGATTTTAGAAAGTTGAAAGAATATATAGAAGAAAGTCGTCAACACCATCCTAATATGAAAGATACAGTACTGGGATGGCTCATTATATTTTTAATGTTCGCATTACCAATTTACTTGGCTTATCATTTTTCAGATTGGCTGCAAAGCACATATGTAACACAATGGATTGACCAGATGACTAAACAAGCTCATACACCTTATCAATGGATAAACCATATTCTTTATGGAGATTACGGGGTACTGTCTCTCGGTATTTATTCTCTTGTATGGGCACTACCTGTTGTTGTAATGATAGGAATATCTACTGCAGTCATTGATCAAACTCATCTCAAAGAATATGTAGTATGGTCGATTGAACCTACAATGAGAAAGATTGGCTTAGATGGACAAGATATTATTCCTGTACTTGAAGGATTTGGTTGTAATGCTGCAGCGATTACACAAGCAAACAGTCAATGCAGCAGTTGTACAAAAGAAAATTGTATGAGTATTATCAGCTTTGGTTCTTCATGCAGTTATCAAATAGGTGCAACACTTTCGTTATTTAGTGCGGCACACCATTCTTGGCTTTTTGCGCCTTATTTATTACTCGTTTTTGCAGGTGGAATTCTGCACAATAAATTATGGTATAGAAAACCGACAACATTTCATGTAACACCCCCAATTTATCGTTCGAAATTACAATGGCCGAAAGGTAAGCCTCTTCTTAACCAAATTTGGGGTACGATTCAGATGTTCCTACTGCAAGCATTACCGATTTTCATCGCGATTTGTATTGTTGTCAGCATCTTATCACTTACACCGATACTAACAATTATTTCAGGTGTGTTTACACCATTGTTAGCATTATTGCATATACCAGACACAATGGCACCTGGCATTTTATTCTCTATGATACGTAAAGATGGTATGCTGCTGTTCAATTTCGATCATGGTGCTGTATTGCAATCGTTAACACCAGCCAGCTTATTAGTACTTGTATTTTTCAGTTCTACATTTTCTTCATGTATGGTCACAGTTTCTATGATGGTGAAGCATTTGGGATTGAAAAAGGGCGCTGGTATCGTAGGTCATCAAATGACGACAGCTGTCATCTGTACATTGTTTTTAGCACTTATAGCTGGTATTTTAATTTGA